One window from the genome of Pseudanabaena yagii GIHE-NHR1 encodes:
- a CDS encoding Ycf34 family protein: protein MCICINCTYVDRCTTYHSVEALHLQPHLTDHPDFEAISPTINVNIRTESTDDIQMEWDVVGCESFVSEMGKWMKLRPGELVPT, encoded by the coding sequence ATGTGTATCTGCATCAATTGCACCTATGTCGATCGCTGCACAACTTACCACTCCGTCGAAGCTTTACATCTGCAACCCCATTTAACCGATCATCCAGATTTTGAAGCAATTTCTCCAACAATTAACGTTAATATCCGTACAGAATCAACTGACGATATTCAAATGGAATGGGATGTTGTCGGTTGTGAGAGCTTTGTTTCAGAAATGGGGAAATGGATGAAATTGCGTCCTGGCGAACTTGTTCCCACTTAA
- the ndhO gene encoding NAD(P)H-quinone oxidoreductase subunit O translates to MALKKGTLVRAIREKLENSIEATANDTRWSSYIFETWGEVLEFRGDYVQVKFSKVPTPVIWLHKDQLEEQAA, encoded by the coding sequence ATGGCACTAAAGAAAGGCACACTTGTTCGCGCAATTCGTGAAAAGCTCGAAAATAGCATTGAAGCAACGGCTAATGATACTCGCTGGTCGTCCTATATTTTTGAGACATGGGGCGAAGTATTGGAGTTTCGTGGTGATTATGTCCAAGTCAAGTTTAGTAAAGTGCCAACCCCTGTAATTTGGCTCCATAAGGATCAGTTGGAAGAGCAAGCCGCATAG
- the prmA gene encoding 50S ribosomal protein L11 methyltransferase: protein MSPSSITSINNWWEIQVLAEQALEEQIFWRLQSFGCQGMVTQKKDGQIRVNSYLPIEKGQVLDLAALALLLKQDAIACNYEAPITQWTVISDEDWSSSWKQHWSPQEIGDMLVIYPAWIDPPTDSDRKILRLDPGSAFGTGAHATTQLCLEALEMRLWGVKPEDNIVVADVGCGSGILSIGALLIGASQTYAIDNDILAIKATNHNRQLNDIPEEKIWVQEGSIQDLIANMPAPANGFTCNILADIIVDMVPYFDQLVDENGWGILSGILIEQVPKVADALDAHKWVVATFWKRQEWACLTIRRSEY, encoded by the coding sequence ATGTCACCTTCGAGCATCACCTCAATCAATAATTGGTGGGAAATCCAAGTTCTTGCTGAACAGGCATTAGAAGAACAAATTTTTTGGCGATTACAAAGTTTTGGTTGCCAAGGTATGGTGACACAAAAAAAAGATGGACAGATTCGCGTTAATAGCTATCTGCCTATTGAGAAAGGGCAGGTTTTAGATTTAGCAGCTCTGGCGCTATTGCTCAAACAAGATGCGATCGCCTGCAATTACGAGGCTCCGATTACGCAGTGGACAGTCATCAGCGATGAGGACTGGTCATCAAGCTGGAAGCAACATTGGAGTCCACAGGAAATCGGCGATATGTTGGTAATTTATCCTGCTTGGATTGATCCACCGACAGATAGCGATCGCAAAATTTTACGACTTGATCCTGGTAGTGCCTTTGGTACAGGTGCTCATGCAACGACACAGTTATGTTTAGAAGCTCTAGAAATGCGCCTTTGGGGAGTAAAGCCAGAAGATAATATTGTCGTGGCGGATGTCGGATGCGGTTCAGGAATTCTCAGTATTGGGGCTTTGTTAATTGGTGCAAGCCAAACCTATGCGATCGACAATGATATTTTGGCGATCAAAGCAACTAATCACAATCGCCAACTTAACGACATCCCTGAAGAAAAAATCTGGGTACAGGAAGGCAGTATTCAAGATTTGATTGCGAATATGCCTGCTCCTGCCAATGGATTTACTTGCAACATTCTCGCCGATATCATTGTTGATATGGTTCCCTATTTCGATCAGTTAGTCGATGAGAATGGCTGGGGAATTTTGAGTGGTATTTTAATCGAACAAGTCCCCAAGGTCGCGGATGCCCTAGATGCCCACAAGTGGGTGGTTGCCACTTTTTGGAAGCGTCAGGAATGGGCTTGTTTAACAATTAGGCGATCAGAATATTAA
- the surE gene encoding 5'/3'-nucleotidase SurE, protein MTIILTNDDGIDAEGIWSLQKATELVFGTKGAIAAPIRQYSGCGHQVTTHAPIAIQQRAELGKDTYAIDGSPADCVRVAIAHLYSDVKLVLSGINHGGNMGVDVYMSGTVAAVREAAFHNIPAIAISHYRDRRREFDWNWAAETSARVIKQLLEIQLPPQSYWNVNLPHLEMADLDTIPEIVFCEKSSQPLPLGFKVDGDRVTYAGRYNLRDRAPNTDVDVCFSGKIAVTQMGV, encoded by the coding sequence ATGACTATTATTTTGACTAATGATGATGGCATTGATGCAGAGGGAATTTGGTCTTTGCAAAAAGCTACAGAATTAGTATTTGGAACTAAGGGGGCGATCGCAGCACCAATACGTCAATATTCAGGCTGTGGTCATCAAGTCACGACCCATGCGCCGATCGCGATTCAGCAAAGAGCAGAACTGGGCAAGGATACCTATGCCATTGATGGATCGCCTGCGGACTGTGTAAGGGTGGCGATCGCACATTTATATAGTGATGTGAAATTGGTGCTATCAGGCATCAATCATGGTGGCAATATGGGCGTGGATGTCTATATGTCGGGGACTGTGGCGGCGGTACGCGAGGCAGCTTTTCATAATATTCCTGCGATCGCTATTTCCCATTATCGCGATCGGCGTAGAGAGTTTGACTGGAATTGGGCTGCCGAGACTTCCGCTAGGGTAATTAAGCAACTGTTAGAAATTCAACTTCCGCCGCAGTCCTATTGGAATGTGAATTTGCCTCATTTAGAGATGGCAGATCTTGATACCATTCCTGAAATTGTATTTTGCGAAAAGTCGAGTCAGCCGTTGCCGTTAGGTTTTAAAGTCGATGGCGATCGCGTAACCTATGCGGGTCGTTACAATCTTCGAGATCGCGCTCCCAATACCGATGTCGATGTCTGCTTCTCAGGCAAAATTGCAGTTACACAAATGGGGGTTTAG
- a CDS encoding DUF4346 domain-containing protein produces MNLIVETDVLTKKVQKIDDELSKRSLALDPSGYFIIYVDRQQNLICAKHYSNFINEQGLAVDPETGKPIPARGKVDRQAVQLFTGRTAKELCVEIFEKTQPCPVTLFDHAAYLGREAQRAELALLQQQEYIQD; encoded by the coding sequence ATGAATCTGATTGTGGAAACGGATGTACTTACAAAAAAAGTCCAGAAAATTGACGATGAACTGTCCAAGCGATCGCTAGCCCTTGATCCTAGCGGCTACTTTATAATTTATGTTGATCGCCAGCAAAATTTAATTTGTGCGAAACACTATAGCAACTTCATTAATGAACAGGGCTTAGCCGTTGATCCTGAAACTGGCAAACCAATTCCTGCAAGAGGCAAAGTAGATCGTCAAGCGGTGCAATTGTTTACAGGTCGAACTGCTAAGGAACTCTGTGTGGAAATCTTTGAAAAAACACAACCTTGTCCTGTTACACTATTCGACCATGCCGCTTATTTGGGGCGAGAAGCACAACGCGCAGAATTAGCGTTATTGCAGCAGCAGGAATATATCCAAGACTGA
- a CDS encoding cupin domain-containing protein, with protein sequence MVNSVSEQLPDHSSQIITVRPDSETATLQKLPYFVGISGTTAGAKGISMNLVIIPAGGKAEPHFHRDYETAIYLVKGRVETRYGKGLSQSVINEAGDFIFIPAGVPHQPYNLSDTEAAHAIVSRNDPNEQENVVLYAPSLYS encoded by the coding sequence ATGGTTAATTCTGTTTCTGAGCAATTACCTGACCATTCCAGCCAAATCATCACAGTTCGTCCAGACAGTGAAACCGCCACTCTGCAAAAGCTGCCCTATTTTGTTGGTATATCTGGCACTACTGCGGGTGCAAAGGGAATTTCGATGAATCTGGTGATCATTCCCGCAGGAGGCAAAGCGGAGCCTCACTTTCATCGGGACTATGAAACTGCAATTTATCTAGTCAAGGGAAGAGTGGAAACTCGCTATGGCAAGGGTTTGAGCCAATCAGTGATTAATGAGGCTGGTGATTTTATCTTCATTCCCGCAGGTGTGCCGCATCAGCCTTATAACCTCAGTGATACGGAGGCAGCCCACGCGATCGTGTCCCGCAATGATCCCAATGAACAAGAAAATGTCGTTCTCTACGCTCCAAGTCTTTACAGTTAA
- a CDS encoding thiamine phosphate synthase, whose protein sequence is MSQQIIYRILDANLDRAREAIRTIEEWCRFGLEDLDLCDRCKQMRQELAQWHREEFRRARNTPDDPATGLSHANEVSRADVQSVLRANMGRLQEALRVLEEYGKIVDPNLGAAMKQLRYQVYTLESQLLSYEATNIGQMRRQKLQAASLYLVTMPVDNIVSVVESALQGGVQIVQYRQKEGEDGTRLQLAQQLCDICHKYDALFLVNDRVDIAIAVGADGIHVGQTDLPVAAVSQILNANGGDASQYIIGQSTTNPQELAIALNNQVDYVGVGPVHATPTKPNKAAAGYEYVNYAAQNIQIPWFAIGGIDEHNLEEAIAAGAKRVAVVRSLMKAEHPDLVAKQMRSLLK, encoded by the coding sequence ATGTCTCAACAAATTATTTATCGCATCCTTGATGCCAATCTCGATCGCGCCCGTGAGGCAATTCGCACCATCGAAGAATGGTGTCGCTTTGGTTTAGAAGATCTCGACCTATGCGATCGCTGTAAACAGATGCGCCAAGAACTCGCCCAATGGCATCGAGAAGAATTTCGTCGCGCCCGTAATACCCCAGATGACCCTGCCACGGGATTAAGTCACGCAAATGAGGTAAGTCGTGCGGATGTGCAATCGGTATTGCGAGCGAATATGGGACGCTTGCAGGAGGCGCTCAGGGTTTTAGAGGAATATGGCAAAATTGTTGATCCCAATTTGGGCGCAGCAATGAAGCAATTGCGCTATCAGGTCTATACCTTAGAGAGCCAATTACTAAGTTATGAAGCAACCAATATTGGACAGATGCGCCGCCAAAAGTTACAAGCTGCGAGTTTATATCTGGTGACTATGCCCGTGGATAACATTGTCTCCGTGGTGGAGTCAGCACTGCAAGGTGGGGTGCAGATTGTGCAGTATCGCCAAAAGGAAGGAGAAGACGGCACTCGTTTACAGCTTGCCCAGCAGCTTTGTGACATTTGCCATAAATACGATGCGTTATTTCTTGTAAATGATCGCGTGGATATTGCGATCGCCGTCGGAGCCGATGGCATCCATGTGGGACAAACGGATTTGCCAGTTGCCGCAGTGAGCCAAATCCTCAATGCTAATGGTGGTGATGCTTCCCAATACATCATCGGGCAATCCACCACTAATCCTCAAGAATTAGCGATTGCCCTGAATAATCAAGTGGATTATGTCGGTGTGGGGCCTGTCCATGCCACACCCACTAAACCCAATAAAGCAGCCGCAGGTTATGAGTATGTCAATTACGCGGCACAAAATATCCAGATACCTTGGTTTGCGATCGGCGGTATCGATGAACATAACTTAGAAGAAGCGATCGCCGCAGGTGCAAAGCGAGTTGCTGTAGTACGTTCCTTGATGAAGGCTGAACATCCTGATCTGGTGGCAAAACAAATGCGATCGCTATTAAAGTAA
- a CDS encoding N-acetylmuramoyl-L-alanine amidase-like domain-containing protein has translation MSQVIKPFLLSTLLGLSFSDYFIPNFKNDQRDQIIVTATNTQTERKTSPPNSSQNLSTDSAKDRKEYQRLMQLFGDRQLSKSSFSEVLKSVANQFIGTSYREGLLDQGETEKLFVSFTEFDCVLFVETVLAFSRNLLAANPSYENFVQNIQEVRYADGKLDGYCSRLHYFSEWIRDNQKRGIVSDRTEELGGIPLNKSLNFMSSHWQKYPRLKNSEANYQCILATEKRMELEMRSQPLRYIPSHKIHSIYPSLKSGDIIAVVTDIKGLDTTHTGLVYLTPKNTSFIHASPSGKVKISPDLQRYVERVDHAIGIMVARPI, from the coding sequence ATGTCCCAAGTTATCAAACCATTTTTGCTAAGCACTTTATTAGGACTATCTTTTAGCGATTATTTCATTCCCAATTTTAAAAATGATCAAAGGGATCAGATTATTGTCACAGCAACAAATACACAGACTGAGCGTAAAACTTCACCTCCAAACTCTTCCCAAAATTTATCTACAGACTCTGCAAAAGATAGAAAAGAATATCAGCGATTAATGCAATTATTTGGCGATCGCCAATTATCAAAATCATCATTTAGTGAAGTTCTGAAATCTGTTGCGAATCAGTTCATTGGCACAAGCTATCGCGAAGGATTATTAGATCAAGGGGAAACAGAAAAACTATTTGTCTCATTTACAGAATTTGACTGTGTGCTATTTGTAGAGACAGTTTTAGCCTTCTCACGCAATTTATTAGCCGCGAATCCCTCCTATGAGAACTTCGTCCAGAATATTCAAGAAGTACGTTATGCAGATGGTAAGCTAGATGGCTATTGCAGCCGTTTGCATTACTTCTCGGAATGGATACGTGATAATCAGAAACGAGGTATTGTAAGCGATCGCACTGAGGAGCTAGGTGGCATTCCGCTTAACAAATCCCTAAACTTTATGAGTAGCCATTGGCAAAAATATCCTCGTCTCAAGAATAGTGAAGCCAATTATCAATGTATTTTGGCAACGGAAAAGAGAATGGAACTGGAAATGCGATCGCAGCCATTGCGCTATATTCCCTCTCATAAAATCCATTCGATTTATCCCTCATTAAAATCTGGCGATATTATTGCTGTAGTGACAGATATCAAAGGTTTAGATACTACTCATACAGGATTAGTTTATCTCACGCCAAAAAATACCAGCTTCATCCATGCTTCCCCATCAGGAAAGGTCAAAATCTCTCCTGATTTACAGCGTTATGTCGAGCGTGTCGATCATGCGATCGGTATTATGGTTGCCCGTCCAATTTAA
- a CDS encoding IS4 family transposase translates to MKEINLFREKLQQHLQWNRARLAFVSMFLIALMRVKTVNLAEIATGFSGYAKVESHYKRLQRFFRDFEVDYEKIALMVVKVMQIPEPWVISIDRTDWEFGKTVFNVLTLGIVHYGIAFPLVWMMLDKKGNSNTRERCELCNRFLEIFGDRKIDFLSADREFVGEDWLDYLLCEPCNRFRIRRKNTLLNDGQKKLRADICFQDLQVGQSKVLSKPRKVWNHWLRIAAMRLDDGDLLIVATTHDPDTAIADYAKRWAIETLFGCFKTRGFCLESTHLQDPERLSKLIALLTLALCWAFSSGLWLAQLNPLKPKKHGRLPKSIFRLGFDFLRHIIFDLHLNSQAFFNSIKFLSCT, encoded by the coding sequence ATGAAAGAGATTAACCTATTCCGAGAAAAGTTGCAGCAACATCTGCAATGGAATAGAGCAAGACTAGCCTTTGTGTCCATGTTCTTGATCGCGCTAATGCGAGTAAAGACAGTAAACCTAGCTGAAATTGCCACAGGATTTAGTGGTTATGCCAAAGTCGAATCACACTATAAGAGGTTACAGAGATTTTTTCGAGACTTTGAAGTGGACTATGAAAAGATCGCACTCATGGTCGTCAAAGTCATGCAAATCCCCGAACCTTGGGTAATTTCTATCGACCGCACCGATTGGGAATTCGGTAAAACCGTGTTTAATGTGCTGACATTGGGAATAGTGCATTACGGTATTGCATTCCCGTTGGTATGGATGATGCTGGACAAAAAAGGTAACTCAAACACCCGTGAGCGCTGTGAATTGTGTAATCGATTTCTGGAAATATTTGGAGACCGCAAAATCGACTTTTTGAGTGCAGACCGAGAGTTTGTCGGTGAGGATTGGTTAGATTACTTGTTGTGTGAACCATGTAACCGTTTTCGTATCCGCCGTAAAAATACTTTGCTCAATGACGGGCAGAAAAAACTGCGTGCCGACATTTGTTTTCAAGACCTCCAAGTTGGTCAGTCCAAAGTATTGTCCAAGCCCAGAAAGGTTTGGAACCATTGGCTTCGTATAGCCGCTATGCGTCTTGATGATGGCGATTTATTAATTGTCGCGACGACTCATGACCCTGATACGGCTATTGCTGACTATGCTAAGCGTTGGGCTATTGAGACTTTATTCGGGTGCTTTAAAACCCGTGGCTTTTGTTTGGAGTCCACTCATCTTCAAGATCCTGAACGTCTTTCCAAACTAATTGCTTTGCTTACTCTGGCTTTATGTTGGGCTTTTTCTTCTGGGCTTTGGTTGGCTCAACTAAATCCCCTCAAGCCTAAAAAACACGGTCGTCTTCCTAAAAGCATTTTTCGCCTTGGTTTTGATTTCCTTCGTCACATCATCTTTGACTTACATCTCAATTCTCAAGCCTTCTTTAACTCCATTAAATTTTTGTCCTGTACTTAG
- a CDS encoding serine/threonine-protein kinase, whose product MPAKVLDGRYKLIKKIGAGGFGQTFIARDMRRPGSPPCVVKQLKPASDDPNFIREARRLFNTEAETLEKLGKHDQIPQLLAYFEEDKQFFLVQEFIEGRSLYDELKAPLPEVSDLDHQTQEQILEELQNIDAPPRDKQLGEVEVLKILKDVLEVLEFVHSEGVIHRDIKPDNLIRRKKDQKIVLIDFGAVRAMQDANTKLTADEKGESRFTVTIGTPGYMPSEQCAGRPNYSSDIYALGMVAIKALTGYAPTDLPTDPSTGELVWRDKAKVSNGLAMVLTRMVRYHYTQRYQSVREVNQGITTFATMTEVERQATTSKIVRSTILTESSRLALSNNGSKSISDRPSTRRTVSASPSSSSNSGVLFLFGGLLALVAVIAAFALPAMMRNNQQSVIVNNAPPIPKPISTEPTNPIATTNPNPEAVNQVLTVEANKESLVIPNKISGNAVHAYKITAKAGQLLSATVTGNGVLLSILNEQGVGIPGTVNVPSTELDIPADGTYLVQLRVIAGAPETPYQLKVALKDKAIAAPPTPLASPSGVPTPATGAPTPPTPSATPSQAPAQIEIKVRNR is encoded by the coding sequence ATGCCAGCCAAAGTACTCGACGGACGTTATAAATTAATTAAAAAAATCGGTGCGGGAGGTTTCGGGCAGACCTTCATCGCTAGGGATATGCGTCGTCCGGGTTCGCCCCCCTGTGTCGTCAAACAACTCAAGCCTGCTAGTGATGATCCTAACTTTATTCGTGAAGCAAGGCGGCTATTTAACACTGAAGCCGAAACCCTCGAAAAACTAGGAAAGCATGATCAAATTCCGCAGTTGCTTGCCTATTTTGAGGAAGATAAACAGTTTTTCTTGGTTCAGGAATTTATCGAAGGGCGATCGCTCTATGACGAATTAAAAGCCCCTCTGCCCGAAGTATCCGACCTCGATCATCAGACCCAAGAACAGATTCTTGAGGAACTACAAAATATTGATGCTCCCCCCAGAGATAAGCAGCTTGGTGAAGTTGAAGTCCTCAAGATCTTAAAAGATGTTCTGGAAGTTTTAGAGTTTGTTCATTCTGAAGGCGTAATTCACCGCGACATCAAGCCAGATAATTTAATTCGCCGTAAGAAAGATCAAAAAATTGTCCTCATTGACTTTGGCGCAGTCAGAGCGATGCAGGATGCTAATACAAAATTGACAGCCGATGAAAAAGGCGAGTCACGCTTCACTGTAACGATTGGGACACCTGGCTATATGCCTAGTGAGCAATGTGCAGGTCGCCCGAATTACAGTAGTGACATCTACGCATTAGGCATGGTAGCGATTAAGGCGCTCACGGGCTATGCCCCCACGGACTTACCCACAGATCCATCTACAGGCGAATTAGTGTGGCGGGACAAAGCGAAGGTGAGCAATGGCTTAGCTATGGTTTTAACAAGAATGGTGCGCTATCACTACACTCAACGCTATCAGTCGGTGCGTGAAGTCAATCAAGGTATTACTACATTTGCGACGATGACTGAAGTTGAGCGCCAAGCTACTACCAGCAAGATCGTCAGATCAACCATTCTTACTGAGTCCAGTCGCCTAGCCCTCTCTAATAATGGTTCCAAGTCCATTAGCGATCGCCCATCAACGCGCCGCACTGTATCAGCATCTCCATCATCTAGTTCTAACTCTGGAGTCCTATTTTTGTTTGGGGGGCTTTTAGCTTTAGTTGCCGTAATTGCTGCATTTGCCCTGCCAGCAATGATGCGGAATAATCAGCAATCGGTAATTGTCAATAATGCGCCTCCTATCCCTAAGCCAATTTCTACCGAACCAACAAATCCTATTGCTACTACTAACCCCAATCCAGAAGCGGTGAATCAGGTACTTACAGTGGAGGCAAATAAGGAATCGTTAGTGATTCCTAACAAAATATCGGGGAATGCAGTTCATGCCTACAAGATTACGGCTAAGGCTGGACAATTGCTGAGTGCGACAGTTACAGGGAATGGAGTATTACTGAGTATCTTGAATGAGCAGGGAGTGGGGATACCTGGTACGGTCAATGTGCCAAGTACAGAATTAGATATCCCAGCGGATGGTACATATTTGGTTCAGCTAAGAGTTATTGCAGGTGCGCCTGAGACTCCCTATCAGTTAAAAGTCGCACTAAAGGATAAGGCGATCGCAGCACCTCCTACTCCCCTTGCATCTCCATCAGGTGTACCTACTCCAGCTACAGGTGCACCTACGCCACCTACGCCATCCGCAACGCCATCCCAAGCACCAGCACAAATAGAAATTAAAGTTAGGAATAGATAG